From a single Pseudomonadota bacterium genomic region:
- a CDS encoding cysteine hydrolase — translation LHGSDHGEIGRVEKVVEATEEAEGYLLVPRGLIFKSDIHIPLDAVVKRSGTDVFINIPKLIIATMPWGEPPSRTDRRTKLGPRAKEVGKLYGSRSPSLRE, via the coding sequence CGCTTCATGGCTCCGATCATGGAGAGATCGGTAGGGTTGAAAAGGTCGTCGAAGCGACTGAGGAAGCGGAAGGTTACCTGCTTGTGCCGCGCGGGCTGATTTTTAAGAGCGACATTCATATCCCGTTGGATGCTGTGGTCAAGCGTAGCGGCACGGATGTCTTCATCAACATCCCGAAGCTGATAATTGCAACGATGCCGTGGGGCGAACCTCCTTCACGGACTGATCGGCGGACAAAGCTCGGTCCTCGTGCTAAGGAGGTAGGCAAGCTGTACGGCTCACGCTCCCCATCGCTTCGTGAGTGA
- a CDS encoding helix-turn-helix domain-containing protein: MTEKAKEVFTEKEAQEYLQLSLKTLYNLRESGKFSFVRIGSKVRYRKRDLDEYVESQLRPEKKVDRSSRAG; this comes from the coding sequence GTGACTGAGAAAGCGAAGGAGGTGTTCACAGAAAAAGAGGCGCAGGAATACCTACAACTGTCGCTCAAGACGCTCTACAACCTGCGCGAGAGCGGCAAGTTCTCCTTCGTGCGGATCGGGAGCAAGGTGCGCTACCGCAAGCGCGATCTTGATGAATATGTCGAATCACAACTGCGGCCGGAGAAGAAGGTTGATAGAAGCAGCAGAGCCGGGTAA